The following coding sequences lie in one Candidatus Planktophila sulfonica genomic window:
- a CDS encoding cytochrome c oxidase subunit 4 — translation MKANWKLFVGLSVFYVIMAVVYYVVGGEAVGITGMILAACLAGMVGFYIWFTQKRIGFDIPSDDLNAEIADDAGELGFYSPHSWWPLPVALSATAMGLGLIIGWWLTLIALGALVISIIGMVTEYEKPVHISSH, via the coding sequence ATGAAGGCTAATTGGAAACTCTTTGTTGGACTTTCAGTCTTCTACGTCATCATGGCAGTTGTTTATTACGTAGTTGGTGGGGAAGCGGTCGGCATTACTGGCATGATTCTTGCCGCATGTTTAGCTGGCATGGTCGGTTTCTATATCTGGTTTACGCAGAAGCGCATCGGCTTCGATATTCCATCAGATGATCTCAATGCAGAAATCGCAGATGATGCCGGCGAACTTGGTTTCTATAGCCCACATTCATGGTGGCCTCTTCCAGTAGCACTCAGCGCAACAGCTATGGGTCTTGGATTGATCATTGGTTGGTGGCTCACTCTTATTGCACTTGGCGCTCTCGTTATCAGCATCATCGGAATGGTGACTGAGTACGAGAAGCCTGTACATATCTCGAGCCACTAA
- the ctaD gene encoding cytochrome c oxidase subunit I, with product MTTFAERPTISAPAQGVQKTSLGSQFVKTITSTDHKRIGYLYLATSFAWFLIGGLLALLLRVELTRPGMQFLSVEQYNQIFTMHGTIMLLMFATPLFVGFANVIMPLQIGAADVAFPRLNMLSYWLFLFGSIQAVAGFLTPGGAASFGWTAYAPLANSTYSPGIGGDLWVMGLAISGLGTILGGVNFITTIFTMRAPGMTMFRMSIFSWNVLLTSILVLLAFPPLAAALLGLESDRLFGTHLFDPANGGAMLWQHLFWFFGHPEVYILALPFFGIATEILPVFSRKPIFGYKGLIAATIAISALSVAVWAHHMFASGKVLLPFFSFMTFLIGVPTGVKFFNWIGTMWRGHVTFETPMLWVMGFLVTFLFGGITGIILASPPLDFAVSASYFVVAHFHYVLFGTVVFAMFAGFYFWWPKFTGRMLNERLGKIHFWTLFFGFHLTFLIQHWLGIKGFPRRYADYLATDGFTGMNMISTVGSFLLALSMIPFFVNVWITRKSPLVNVDDPWGYGASLEWATSCPPPRHNFTSMPRIRSERPAFDLHHPHIKTEGH from the coding sequence ATGACAACATTCGCAGAGCGTCCAACGATCTCAGCGCCAGCCCAGGGAGTTCAAAAGACTTCATTGGGAAGCCAATTCGTAAAGACAATCACCTCAACTGATCACAAGCGCATCGGTTACCTTTACCTCGCCACTTCATTTGCGTGGTTCCTTATTGGTGGCCTTTTGGCGCTACTTCTTCGCGTCGAACTCACCCGTCCAGGAATGCAGTTCCTGAGCGTTGAGCAGTACAACCAGATCTTCACAATGCACGGAACGATCATGCTTCTGATGTTTGCAACTCCATTGTTCGTGGGATTTGCTAACGTGATTATGCCTTTGCAAATCGGCGCAGCAGACGTTGCCTTCCCGCGCTTAAACATGCTTTCTTACTGGCTCTTCCTCTTTGGTTCGATTCAGGCAGTCGCTGGATTCTTAACTCCAGGTGGAGCTGCTTCATTTGGATGGACTGCATACGCACCACTTGCTAACTCAACATATTCACCTGGTATCGGTGGAGATCTCTGGGTTATGGGTCTTGCTATTTCTGGTCTCGGCACAATTCTTGGTGGCGTCAACTTCATTACAACTATCTTCACAATGCGCGCACCTGGAATGACGATGTTCCGTATGTCGATCTTCTCTTGGAACGTCCTTCTTACTTCAATTCTTGTTCTCCTTGCATTCCCTCCATTGGCTGCAGCTCTCTTGGGCCTTGAGTCAGATCGCCTCTTTGGTACGCATCTCTTTGATCCTGCAAACGGTGGAGCTATGTTGTGGCAACACTTGTTCTGGTTCTTTGGACACCCCGAGGTTTACATCCTTGCGCTTCCATTCTTCGGAATCGCGACGGAAATCTTGCCGGTCTTTAGCCGTAAGCCAATCTTTGGTTACAAAGGTTTGATTGCTGCAACTATCGCAATCTCAGCGCTCTCTGTTGCAGTGTGGGCTCACCACATGTTCGCATCAGGCAAGGTGCTTCTCCCATTCTTCTCATTTATGACATTCCTAATCGGTGTTCCAACTGGAGTTAAATTCTTCAACTGGATCGGAACTATGTGGCGCGGTCACGTCACCTTCGAGACTCCGATGCTTTGGGTCATGGGCTTCCTTGTGACATTCCTCTTCGGTGGAATCACAGGAATTATTCTTGCCTCACCACCACTGGATTTCGCAGTCTCCGCTTCCTACTTCGTTGTTGCGCACTTCCACTATGTGCTTTTCGGAACCGTGGTCTTCGCGATGTTCGCAGGGTTCTACTTCTGGTGGCCTAAGTTCACAGGTCGCATGCTCAACGAACGTCTTGGAAAGATTCACTTCTGGACGCTCTTCTTCGGCTTCCACCTCACGTTCCTAATCCAGCACTGGCTTGGAATTAAGGGCTTCCCACGTCGTTACGCTGATTACTTAGCTACCGATGGATTTACTGGAATGAACATGATTTCAACAGTCGGCTCATTCCTCTTAGCTCTTTCAATGATTCCATTCTTTGTCAACGTGTGGATCACACGAAAGTCACCGTTGGTCAATGTTGATGACCCATGGGGCTACGGAGCATCTCTCGAGTGGGCGACATCATGTCCGCCACCACGACATAACTTCACATCAATGCCACGCATTCGTTCAGAGCGTCCAGCATTTGATCTCCACCATCCTCACATTAAGACAGAAGGACATTAA
- the coxB gene encoding cytochrome c oxidase subunit II — protein MSSHAPRSKRFIRVAAIFVPALLLLSGCSFKSEDISGMGFPKGVSSVNDISLSLWQGAWIAGGVVGVFTLILILWPAVFHRAKASKGEFPKQTQYNIPVEILYTVIPFIIVAVLFYFTAVKETKIVDKTSPVKHEISVEGFQWSWQFGYPEAGKEAVVTGTPAQAPTLYLPLGESVRFTLTANDVVHGFWIPAFMIQMQNLPGEVNKLQFTANKLGEFPGRCNILCGRNHSQMLFTVKVVTPEQYQKYLDSLKVSAA, from the coding sequence ATGTCGTCACATGCTCCGCGCAGCAAGCGCTTTATTCGAGTCGCAGCGATCTTCGTTCCCGCGCTCCTTCTTCTCTCTGGCTGTTCATTTAAGTCAGAAGATATTTCAGGTATGGGTTTTCCAAAGGGAGTTTCGAGCGTCAATGACATCTCGCTCTCTTTGTGGCAAGGCGCATGGATTGCAGGCGGTGTCGTTGGTGTCTTCACGCTCATCCTCATCTTGTGGCCAGCTGTCTTTCACCGCGCAAAGGCGAGCAAGGGTGAATTCCCTAAGCAGACTCAGTACAACATTCCCGTCGAAATTCTCTACACCGTCATTCCTTTCATCATCGTTGCAGTTCTCTTCTACTTCACCGCTGTAAAAGAGACAAAGATTGTTGATAAGACATCACCTGTTAAGCACGAAATCAGCGTCGAAGGTTTTCAGTGGTCTTGGCAGTTTGGTTACCCAGAAGCAGGTAAGGAAGCAGTTGTAACTGGCACACCTGCACAGGCTCCAACTCTCTATCTTCCACTTGGCGAATCAGTTCGATTTACATTGACAGCAAATGATGTTGTTCACGGATTCTGGATTCCAGCGTTCATGATTCAGATGCAGAACTTGCCGGGAGAGGTTAACAAGTTGCAATTCACCGCAAATAAATTGGGTGAGTTCCCAGGTCGATGCAACATCCTCTGCGGACGTAACCACTCGCAGATGCTTTTCACGGTAAAGGTTGTAACCCCCGAGCAATATCAAAAGTATCTTGATTCATTGAAGGTGAGCGCAGCATGA
- a CDS encoding aminotransferase class V-fold PLP-dependent enzyme — protein MVRVTRNFTSEGQLHPAARQALLAAFDQGWADPKKISQSASRAAILRNQALENIADKLAIPVSSIEVVGEPALGHFLSIAGLFRENSPFVYSATDKGKIRAIARSHSGEVSELSVDRTGGIQNLAGIAPGSVLSLQLANGETGVIQQHLDLPTSIRVAIDATASGSRLPLPPHWNTALFDSLSWNGPAGLAIMAINNRSEFSYPLPHIAPISAPGSYSLPLLIASSIALENFKSEDPALRAFALSALSSLEGVEVAAPQAPALPHLFSLIAQGVAGEPVIRELAALGIDVDSGSACSPEDLQPSHVLAAMGYETKGHLRFTLHAETTEEDISELASALKAVLQKLRG, from the coding sequence GTGGTTCGTGTCACAAGAAATTTCACCTCCGAGGGCCAGCTCCACCCTGCCGCAAGACAGGCTCTGCTAGCCGCTTTCGACCAAGGGTGGGCCGATCCTAAGAAGATTTCTCAGAGCGCTTCTAGGGCCGCAATCCTTCGAAACCAAGCCCTTGAAAATATCGCCGACAAGTTGGCTATCCCGGTCTCCTCAATCGAGGTCGTCGGCGAGCCAGCACTGGGCCACTTTCTCTCCATCGCCGGACTCTTTCGAGAGAACTCCCCCTTTGTGTATTCAGCCACCGATAAGGGAAAGATTCGAGCAATCGCCCGATCTCATTCTGGTGAAGTTTCAGAACTTTCTGTCGATCGCACCGGTGGCATTCAAAACCTTGCGGGCATAGCCCCAGGATCTGTGCTTTCTCTGCAGTTAGCAAATGGTGAGACCGGAGTAATTCAGCAGCATCTAGATCTTCCAACTTCAATCCGAGTAGCAATCGATGCCACCGCTTCAGGTAGCCGGCTTCCTCTTCCACCGCATTGGAATACCGCTCTATTTGATTCGCTCTCGTGGAATGGACCTGCAGGTCTTGCGATTATGGCTATCAATAATCGTTCGGAATTCTCATACCCACTTCCGCACATCGCTCCAATTAGCGCGCCAGGTAGTTACTCACTTCCACTTCTAATCGCTTCCTCCATTGCGCTTGAAAACTTTAAAAGCGAAGACCCTGCTCTTCGCGCTTTCGCACTATCCGCTCTCTCTTCTCTTGAAGGTGTGGAAGTTGCCGCACCCCAAGCGCCCGCACTTCCGCATCTCTTTTCATTAATTGCTCAAGGCGTTGCCGGCGAACCCGTTATCCGCGAACTTGCTGCCCTTGGCATTGATGTGGATTCAGGATCTGCATGTTCTCCTGAAGATTTGCAACCAAGCCATGTGCTTGCAGCAATGGGCTACGAAACAAAGGGACACCTGAGATTCACCTTGCACGCAGAAACCACTGAAGAAGATATTTCAGAACTTGCATCCGCCCTCAAGGCAGTGCTGCAGAAATTACGCGGGTAG
- a CDS encoding carbohydrate kinase family protein, translating to MKIGVAGSVGLDHLMTFPGKFTDSLVAGSLEKVSLSFLVDGLDVRRGGCAANIAFGLGVLGLNPILIAAVGKDFADYDAWLSRHGVDTSHALVSTTQHTAHFTVTTDTELNQIASFFPGAMSEARNIELKPIMDKVGKLDLLVVSPDDPEAMLRHTEVAQAMGVAVAADPSQQMARMSGEEIKKLISGATYLFMNEYELALAIQKTGWSDHEILERVKYRIVTLGADGARIESIDGTFIKVGCAQEKAKIDPTGVGDSFRSGFVAGLAWGLSHERCAQLGSMIATYVIETTGTQEYRFTKEEFVTRFSEAYGTDAAAEVAAHLPA from the coding sequence ATGAAAATTGGCGTTGCTGGTTCTGTTGGTCTCGATCACCTCATGACTTTCCCTGGAAAGTTCACTGACTCACTGGTCGCCGGTTCACTCGAAAAAGTTTCTCTCTCATTTCTCGTAGACGGCCTTGATGTGCGTCGCGGGGGTTGTGCTGCAAATATTGCATTCGGCCTTGGCGTCCTTGGTCTCAATCCAATTTTGATTGCTGCCGTCGGAAAAGATTTCGCTGATTACGATGCATGGCTTTCTCGCCATGGCGTGGATACATCTCACGCACTTGTTTCAACGACGCAGCACACTGCTCACTTCACAGTGACAACTGATACTGAACTCAATCAGATCGCATCATTCTTTCCCGGTGCGATGTCTGAAGCTCGCAACATTGAACTCAAGCCCATCATGGATAAGGTCGGAAAGCTCGACCTCTTGGTGGTTTCCCCCGATGATCCTGAAGCGATGTTGCGTCACACAGAAGTAGCCCAGGCTATGGGCGTTGCAGTTGCAGCTGATCCTTCACAACAGATGGCGCGCATGAGCGGTGAAGAAATCAAGAAGTTAATTTCAGGAGCTACCTATCTCTTTATGAACGAGTACGAATTAGCTCTGGCAATTCAAAAGACTGGCTGGAGCGATCACGAAATCCTTGAACGTGTGAAATATCGAATCGTCACACTTGGGGCAGATGGCGCGCGAATCGAAAGCATTGATGGAACATTTATCAAGGTTGGTTGCGCGCAAGAGAAGGCAAAGATCGACCCAACTGGTGTCGGTGATTCTTTCCGTTCTGGTTTTGTTGCAGGGCTTGCATGGGGTCTATCTCACGAACGATGCGCTCAGCTAGGTTCAATGATTGCTACTTATGTCATTGAGACGACTGGTACTCAGGAATATCGATTTACTAAAGAAGAATTCGTAACCCGATTTAGCGAGGCTTACGGAACAGATGCTGCAGCTGAAGTAGCTGCACACCTACCCGCGTAA
- the erpA gene encoding iron-sulfur cluster insertion protein ErpA, with translation MTTETTSTPVEITTGITLTDVAAAKVAALLAQEGRDDLYLRVAVQPGGCSGLRYQLYFDDRNQDGDITREFGAVKVVVDKMSDPYLMGASIDFVDTIEKQGFTIDNPNAQGSCACGDSFN, from the coding sequence ATGACTACTGAAACAACATCAACTCCAGTCGAGATCACAACAGGCATCACACTTACAGATGTCGCAGCCGCAAAGGTTGCAGCACTTCTTGCACAAGAAGGTCGCGATGACCTCTACCTCCGCGTTGCTGTACAGCCAGGTGGCTGTTCAGGTCTTCGTTACCAGCTCTACTTCGATGATCGCAATCAAGATGGCGATATCACTCGCGAATTCGGTGCGGTCAAAGTTGTTGTCGACAAGATGAGCGATCCATATCTCATGGGCGCTTCCATCGATTTCGTAGACACAATTGAGAAGCAGGGCTTCACAATTGATAATCCAAATGCACAGGGTTCATGTGCATGCGGCGATTCATTTAACTAA
- the nadA gene encoding quinolinate synthase NadA codes for MSISLSELLVLGQGSDLASERGVSCTGELPPSSDPHLVERAIAAKAALGSRALILGHHYQRDEVIQFADITGDSFKLAQAAADQSSAEFIFFCGVHFMAESADILTSPKQRVILPDLAAGCSMADMATANQVNQCWQELEKLGVASRTVPVTYMNSSAAIKSFTGEHGGTICTSSNAQKTLEWAFAKGEKVLFLPDQHLGRNTAVLSLGLSLDDCVLWNPWKPMGGLTENQILGAKMILWRGHCSVHGRFTRESIQEVRTRIPGVQVITHPECQHEVVVDSDVVGSTERIIQAVSSSPAGSKWAIGTELNLVSRLAQNNPDKEIVFLDKTVCYCSTMNRIDLPHLVWAMESIVAGHVVNEIKVDERVAKYSKLALDQMLAL; via the coding sequence ATGTCCATCAGCCTGAGCGAGCTACTCGTCCTTGGTCAAGGCTCCGACCTCGCTTCTGAGCGAGGCGTCTCATGTACAGGCGAACTTCCACCTTCAAGTGACCCGCATCTGGTTGAACGAGCCATCGCTGCGAAGGCAGCACTTGGGTCTCGCGCACTCATATTGGGCCATCACTATCAACGTGATGAAGTAATTCAATTCGCCGATATCACTGGCGACTCATTTAAATTGGCGCAGGCGGCTGCAGATCAAAGTTCAGCTGAATTCATCTTCTTCTGTGGTGTTCACTTCATGGCCGAAAGTGCCGACATCCTCACATCCCCCAAGCAGCGCGTGATTCTTCCCGACTTGGCTGCAGGGTGCTCGATGGCAGATATGGCTACTGCAAATCAAGTTAACCAATGCTGGCAAGAACTTGAAAAACTTGGCGTTGCATCACGAACTGTTCCGGTTACTTATATGAATTCATCTGCAGCAATTAAGAGTTTCACTGGCGAACATGGCGGAACAATCTGTACTTCGTCTAACGCACAGAAAACTCTTGAATGGGCTTTTGCTAAGGGCGAGAAGGTGCTCTTCCTCCCCGATCAACACCTTGGTCGCAACACAGCAGTACTTTCACTCGGGCTCTCATTAGACGATTGCGTTCTCTGGAACCCATGGAAACCGATGGGCGGATTAACCGAAAACCAAATTCTTGGCGCGAAAATGATTCTCTGGCGCGGACATTGCTCCGTCCATGGTCGATTCACTCGCGAATCTATTCAGGAAGTACGCACTCGAATTCCTGGAGTTCAGGTAATCACCCACCCTGAGTGCCAACATGAAGTCGTTGTTGATTCTGATGTAGTTGGTAGTACGGAAAGAATTATTCAGGCGGTCTCATCGTCACCTGCAGGAAGCAAGTGGGCAATCGGAACAGAGCTCAACCTGGTATCTCGCCTAGCTCAGAACAATCCGGATAAAGAAATCGTCTTCCTCGATAAGACAGTGTGCTACTGCTCAACCATGAATCGCATCGATCTTCCGCACCTTGTCTGGGCGATGGAATCAATCGTTGCTGGCCATGTCGTCAATGAGATTAAGGTCGATGAGCGCGTTGCGAAGTACTCGAAGTTGGCTCTCGACCAGATGCTCGCTCTATAG
- a CDS encoding DUF3043 domain-containing protein encodes MSESTPSKKGRPTPKRKDAVAARKVSSLAPASTKEEKKRAKDAARAGRIASRAAYLRGDENALPLRDKGPVKRYVRNYVDSRKSIGEYFLPIIFVVLFLTLIPSAIFQIGSIAIMYSVLLISVIDGIFLSRRIKRVVAEKFPDAEVKGIGMYGWLRSTQMRRMRTPKPQIKVGESF; translated from the coding sequence ATGAGCGAATCAACTCCAAGTAAAAAAGGCCGTCCTACTCCAAAGCGTAAAGATGCCGTAGCGGCTCGCAAGGTTTCATCACTTGCACCAGCATCGACTAAGGAAGAGAAGAAGCGCGCCAAGGATGCAGCTCGTGCCGGCAGAATCGCATCTCGTGCTGCGTATCTTCGTGGAGACGAGAACGCGCTCCCACTGCGCGATAAAGGTCCAGTAAAGCGATATGTCAGAAATTATGTAGATTCTCGTAAATCGATCGGCGAATACTTCTTGCCAATCATCTTCGTAGTCCTATTCCTCACTCTTATTCCTTCTGCCATCTTCCAAATTGGCAGCATTGCCATCATGTACAGCGTTCTTCTTATCTCTGTGATTGATGGAATTTTCTTGAGCCGCCGAATCAAGCGAGTTGTCGCAGAAAAGTTCCCAGATGCAGAAGTTAAGGGCATCGGCATGTACGGATGGCTACGCTCAACTCAGATGCGCAGAATGCGCACACCTAAGCCTCAGATCAAAGTAGGAGAAAGCTTCTAA
- a CDS encoding aldo/keto reductase family protein — protein sequence MEYRRLGNTGMYVSEISYGNWITHGSQVETEAAVKCVREALNQGITTFDTADVYAGTKAEVVLAKALKGVRRESYELFTKVYFPTGEGKNDRGLSRKHIMESCNASLKRLNTDHIDLYQAHRFDVETPLEETLSAFDDLIRQGKVSYIGFSEWNAKQISDALKIQDARGYNRFVSSQPQYSALWRVIESEVVPLSMKEGIGQIVWSPMAQGILTGKYLPGKKAPAGSRATDKKSGANFISRWMTEEVLTAVQKLKPIADGLDLSMSQLALAWVLQNQNVSSAIMGATKPSQVKENVKASGVKLSADVMKAIDNALGKLPERDPKKNESPNPRA from the coding sequence ATGGAATATAGACGCCTCGGCAACACAGGAATGTATGTCTCAGAAATTTCTTATGGAAACTGGATCACTCATGGCTCACAAGTTGAGACCGAAGCGGCCGTGAAATGTGTGCGCGAAGCACTGAACCAGGGGATTACCACTTTTGATACCGCAGACGTCTATGCGGGCACAAAGGCAGAAGTTGTTCTTGCCAAAGCCCTCAAAGGTGTTCGCCGTGAGTCATATGAACTATTTACAAAAGTCTACTTTCCAACCGGTGAAGGGAAGAACGATCGCGGACTTTCACGCAAGCACATCATGGAATCATGTAACGCGTCTCTTAAGCGCCTAAATACAGATCACATCGATCTCTATCAAGCACATCGCTTCGATGTTGAAACTCCGCTCGAAGAAACTCTGAGCGCCTTTGATGACTTGATTCGTCAAGGAAAAGTCAGCTATATCGGCTTCTCCGAATGGAATGCGAAGCAGATTTCTGACGCTTTAAAGATTCAGGATGCACGCGGGTATAACCGATTCGTTTCTAGCCAACCTCAATACTCAGCGCTATGGCGCGTTATTGAAAGTGAAGTAGTTCCACTTTCCATGAAAGAGGGAATCGGGCAGATTGTCTGGTCGCCCATGGCGCAAGGAATTCTCACAGGCAAGTACTTGCCAGGAAAGAAAGCACCTGCAGGCTCTCGTGCGACTGACAAGAAGAGCGGCGCAAACTTCATCTCTCGTTGGATGACTGAAGAAGTCCTCACCGCGGTTCAGAAGTTAAAGCCGATTGCAGATGGGCTTGATCTTTCAATGTCTCAGTTGGCGTTGGCTTGGGTCCTGCAGAATCAGAATGTGTCGAGTGCAATCATGGGCGCAACTAAACCTTCACAGGTGAAAGAGAATGTGAAGGCATCAGGAGTAAAGCTCAGCGCAGATGTCATGAAAGCGATTGATAACGCTCTAGGAAAACTTCCTGAACGTGATCCAAAGAAGAATGAAAGCCCTAATCCAAGAGCGTAA